In the Podospora pseudocomata strain CBS 415.72m chromosome 5, whole genome shotgun sequence genome, one interval contains:
- a CDS encoding hypothetical protein (EggNog:ENOG503P9U8; COG:S), with the protein MSEQSTPTKTPKSPPSIISTQIGSDYDDLENDPPTPPSTSFSFASPSTSRAPSPQRQKMCIPLSLPYCKEGAIPTPGKTYIITALHLPSSPPPHCPTDEEDSSNQILRAMTLCGGQLKLKELRRMNVTTGCWFWECITKEGWLGFRNVASGTYLGQNGKLEVVATAPHCKAWEWFCVRRVPFVDRTGGKEKERDGYVLLIKHWDTLRWVDVSIVPDGTVNKERWCLAGTDRATVWGFVEVGEHDG; encoded by the coding sequence aTGTCCGAACAatccacccccaccaaaacccccaaatcacccccctccatcatctccacccaAATCGGCTCTGACTACGACGACCTCGAGAACgaccccccaacacccccctccacctccttctctttcgccagcccctccacctcccgtGCGCCATCTCCACAGCGTCAGAAGATGTGCATTCCTCTGTCCCTCCCATATTGCAAAGAGGGTGCGATCCCCACACCAGGAAAGACTTACATCATTACCGCACTGCAtcttccttcctcgccgcctcctcatTGCCCCACCGATGAGgaagacagcagcaaccagaTCCTGAGGGCCATGACCCTATGTGGGGGGCAGCtcaagctgaaggagctACGGCGGATGAATGTGACCACTGGGTGTTGGTTCTGGGAGTGCATCACCAAGGAAGGATGGCTTGGTTTTAGGAATGTGGCTAGTGGGACATATCTGGGCCAGAATGGAAAGCTGGAAGTGGTGGCGACTGCTCCTCACTGTAAAGCGTGGGAGTGGTTTTGCGTGAGGAGGGTTCCGTTTGTGGATCGAActggggggaaggagaaagagagggatGGGTATGTGTTGTTGATAAAGCATTGGGATACTttgaggtgggtggatgTGTCGATTGTGCCGGATGGGACGGTGAATAAGGAGAGGTGGTGCTTGGCGGGAACGGACAGGGCGACTGTGTGGGGgtttgtcgaggttggggagcaTGATGGGTGA
- a CDS encoding hypothetical protein (EggNog:ENOG503NV1Q; COG:Q), which produces MVIFNSLVLTGVLVSSVLYIFASRIKTYLRLRHIPGPAGAALSRSWIFKKTMAGRIPNALAEVAGEYGPLARVGPNWLICSDTKEIRRMWSVHSGWHRDVWYNGFRFDPANDNILTANENKVHHRIRSNVLPGYNAKGITTQEGVIDTQVGKLLGLIEKKYVSSKETGIRPMDMARKFLYFTQDTTSALGFTTPFGYLDVDEDFNNTISTLEGMLPTVTTLGLFPVIISLMNNPLVKSLLPKPHDNNGMGKLLGLIKDRVDARYENKAKGEEDILQRFVESNLSRQEVEAEVLIMLFGGTDTTATALRMTVFYLSTTPAAHGALQAEIDNAIRSGKVTRPVIADAEALELGYLNAVIKEGLRMWPPISGLQLKCSDKDDVICGYQVPAGTAVGISEFTVMRDKSVFGEDADRFNPSRWVEERDPKRLKEMELTQGLVFASGTRWECLGKKLAYTELRKVLFELFLRYDFAMTDPAKPFEYWNYGATLHEHMNVTITRREA; this is translated from the exons ATGGTCATCTTCAACAGCCTCGTCCTGACGGGCGTTCTGGTCTCATCAGTCTTGTACATTTTTGCGTCCAGGATCAAGACCTatctccggctccggcataTCCCCGGCCCTGCCGGGGCGGCCCTGTCTCGATCATGGATCTTCAAAAAAACCATGGCGGGCAGGATCCCAAATGCGCTCGCCGAAGTCGCCGGCGAGTATGGACCGTTGGCAAGGGTTGGACCGAACTG GCTCATCTGCAGCGACACCAAAGAGATCCGCCGGATGTGGTCCGTCCACTCAGGCTGGCACCGTGACGTCTGGTACAACGGCTTCCGcttcgacccagccaacGACAACATCCTCACCGCCAACGAGAACAAAgtccaccaccgcatccGCAGCAACGTCCTCCCGGGGTATAACGCCAAAGGAATAACCACACAAGAAGGCGTGATCGACACCCAAGTCGGGAAGCTTCTGGGGCTTATCGAGAAGAAATACGTCTCCTCCAAGGAAACCGGCATCCGACCCATGGACATGGCGCGCAAGTTCCTTTACTTCACCCAAGACACCACCTCCGCGCTGGGGTTCACCACTCCCTTTGGGTATCtggatgttgacgaggatTTCAACAACACGATCAGCACCCTGGAGGGCATGCTccccaccgtcaccaccctcggATTGTTTCCGGTGATTATCTCCTTGATGAACAATCCCCTGGTGAAAAGCCTGCTGCCCAAACCGCATGACAACAACGGGATGGGGAAGCTGCTTGGGCTGATCAAAGACAGGGTTGATGCCCGGTACGAGAACAAGGccaaaggggaggaggacatcCTCCAGCGGTTTGTGGAGAGTAACCTCTCTCGTCAAGAAGTCGAGGCGGAGGTGTTGATCATGCTGTTTGGGGGGACCGACACTACCGCCACGGCGCTGAGGATGACGGTGTTTTATCTTTcgaccacccccgccgcgcACGGCGCTCTTCAGGCGGAAATCGACAACGCGATCAGGTCGGGTAAGGTCACCAGGCCGGTTATTGCTGACGCTGAGGCGCTCGAACTGGGTTATCTGAATGCGGTCATCAAGGAAGGGTTGAGAATGTGGCCACCTATCTCGGGATTGCAGCTCAAGTGCTCGGACAAGGATGATGTCATTTGCGGATATCAAGTCCCCGCGGGCACGGCAGTGGGGATATCCGAGTTTACCGTCATGAGGGATAAGAGTGTTTTTGGGGAAGATGCGGACAGGTTTAATCCGAGCaggtgggtggaggagagggaccccaagaggttgaaggagatggagttgacgcaggggttggtgtttgcttCGGGGACGAGGTGGGAGTGCTTGGGGAAGAAGTTGGCGTATACCGAGTTGAGAAAGGTGTTGTTCGAG TTGTTTTTGAGATATGACTTTGCCATGACTGACCCGGCGAAGCCGTTTGAGTATTGGAACTATGGGGCGACGCTGCATGAGCATATGAATGTGACGATtacgaggagggaggcttgA
- a CDS encoding hypothetical protein (COG:G; EggNog:ENOG503P0XZ), whose product MLEPLEGKIKPCLIHGDLWDENSATDEATGKPFVFDPTAFYAHNEHEIGNWRAVRHKLSRKEYVEQYKRCFPPDEPVQEWDDRNLLYSLRFDLRLRFLFRGQILERWLIRWLSVMTNMKTLCNKYCPEELGTIVEQVP is encoded by the exons ATGTTGGAACCCTTGGAAGGGAAGATCAAGCCCTGCTTGATCCACGGTGACCTCTGGGATGAGAACAGCGCTACTGATGAGGCAACTGGGAAGCCATTTGTCTTTGATCCAACGGCCTTTTACGCCCACAACGAACACGAGATTGGGAACTGGAGGGCGGTGAGGCATAAGCTGAGTAGGAAGGAGTATGTGGAGCAGTATAAGCGGTGTTTTCCGCCTGATGAACCTG TTCAGGAGTGGGATGATAGGAATCTGTTGTACTCGCTCCGCTTTGATCTTCGGCTGCGGTTCTTATTCCGGGGTCAGATCCTCGAGAGAT GGCTAATACGTTGGCTTAGTGTCATGACCAACATGAAGACTCTGTGCAACAAGTATTGCCCAGAGGAGTTGGGCACGATTGTTGAGCAGGTACCTTAG
- a CDS encoding hypothetical protein (COG:G; EggNog:ENOG503P0XZ), with translation MAVSEIFSSRAPQRSLGATAKRMITAEISGLNPIGSVSPSFVPEAYGWGSLWDETTESTSYFSLASSHHIGLQTTRPASLRRPTRSSPQDIHLPHRRILASTNLPAMAPNPYDVIKWQPSWTTLFRDILGHTISLLSNSTKGITAMTNSSALVTWFSTT, from the exons ATGGCAGTGTCGGAGATTTTTTCCTCCAG AGCACCCCAGCGATCCCTGGGTGCCACTGCCAAAAGAATGATCACAGCCGAAATCTCTGGATTGAACCCAATTGGCTCGGTGTCCCCCTCTTTCGTACCCGAAGCCTACGGCTGGGGTTCACTCTGGGACGAGACCACGGAATCTACGTCTTACTTCTcactcgcctcctcccaccacatCGGACTTCAAACCACCCGCCCAGCAAGCCTTCGTCGCCCAACTCGCTCATCTCCACAAgacatccatctcccccacagGAGAATTTTGGCTTCCACGAACCTCCCTGCCATGGCACCAAACCCTTACGACGTCATCAAGTGGCAACCATCCTGGACGACCTTGTTCCGCGACATCCTCGGCCACACCATCTCGcttctcagcaacagcacgaAGGGCATCACAGCCATGACGAATTCCAGCGCATTAGTCACTTGGTTCTCGACAACGTAA
- a CDS encoding hypothetical protein (EggNog:ENOG503P1PW; COG:U) yields the protein MPSVNLSQAMHLIGWTTALSLLAGAIVFGLWFYPTFTRSKPAPSSQTRDSSGPARSTRQDVRLCQVNPDKSETDTDIDIIAIHGLDTKSPDTWTWADPNDPNNTVNWLADPRMLPSQVEAARIFTCDWPADLLQPSDLVQKTDDEIALLLFEGIKRDLLRTHDKKKVDRPILFIASCLGGIILAKAIVGADYKFSSYYTLRTATRGIIFLATPFGGTSFEDVAIWADPGLTIWAVIRRREVSNLLGWVKGSTSALEALVRKFTRLCQDNHNPYHVFCFYELGMTNLWRKVFPRLPASFPGWKQLVDMRSATLQIVSEPLPLDRTHGLMNKFGSPDCQDYKKVAGKIEEFVRKIREGTPLAQADALIRNKHYSSERLKIERLSGGLLPMDRCYINLAIVERPGDHATRGGKGDIAQQSSPFSRSARLKVDAPDKNIQVELSALFDPRRRGDVETKPRRILIRGRAGVGKTTLCKKIIHEFTNGTWSQWSKLFHRVLWVPLRHLKLHERRQVAGYNFFHLLSHEYFSLPHDRPDLAKALSNALETSKSSRTLFLLDGLDEVVQDLDSSGDMSRFLKELLSQPNVIITSRPSGKLPAGVHAIDIELETIGFYPDQVNEYLAKAFSEQAREIQSFLEDRFLIQDLVRIPIQLDALCFTWKAGFRFGTKFNTMTAIYQAIENSLWKKDILRLEKKHDGELLTEALVLGFDSFQVEVFVNDEIEFLELLAFTGLHNDVIDFESRNWKVISSHLKHPFVLEKTLPRISFLRTSDLPSDLPSEHRNQSYHFLHLTYQEYFAARYFARQWKEKQPLECLPLRGGKSTKSKPATFLEKHKYDTRYDIFWRFVAGLLDADDMALDFFQMIEKEPRDLLGPTHQRLVMHCLSEVERKESNFTGLRARLENQLEQWLLFESNFTENSELVREMECPGQVLSNVLTQASEGERTVLLNSLSRRTAVPFNVIKVVSPWLTNRTSARQCAAILHMLGNQHNNLPDEIHQSIAARLEHEDESVRWAAIKALGDRTDLPDQVLQSIAARLVHEDGGVRGAAIVALRGRASLPDQVLQSIAARLEDKDVGVRWAVIDALRGRTDLPDQVIQSIVARLVHEDGGVRGAAIDALRGRAGLPDQVLQSIAARLEYKDWRLREAAIEALGGRADLPDQVLQSIAARLEDKDRDVRRAAIEALLYQSALSLDVLIPFIRSFYDALLQKSFREHLYWYASERSFIATNLRYISLTSVQHNVKEVVRKLLLEKGAANFLISLFIACHLNGPGGRVNIYLFVSSSIFEIFISHKIITHLLLTPFYIERQLSSRYHHAKRTIVSPLEGSSGLANYITLLPLRRMLIRTHDPTVDHDLYVDPLSRRLACVASDDNTIKIWDAATGSCTQTLEGHRHSVWSVASSLNSKVIASKSDDANPPHY from the exons ATGCCTTCTGTCAATCTCAGCCAGGCCATGCATTTGATCGGATGGACCACTGCTCTTAGTCTCTTAGCTGGTGCGATTGTCTTTGGCCTGTGGTTCTATCCCACGTTCACGCGTTCCAAGCCCGCACCGTCGTCTCAGACCAGGGACAGCTCAGGCCCCGCACGATCCACGCGACAAGACGTCCGCCTCTGTCAAGTTAACCCTGACAAGAGCGAGACAGACACCGACATCGACATCATTGCCATTCATGGCCTCGACACAAAGTCGCCGGACACGTGGACATGGGCAGACCCCAACGATCCCAACAATACCGTTAACTGGCTGGCCGACCCGCGAATGCTCCCGAGTCAAGTGGAAGCAGCTCGCATCTTCACATGCGACTGGCCTGCCGATCTGCTTCAGCCGTCAGACTTGGTCCAGAAGACGGACGACGAGATCGCTTTGCTCCTATTCGAAGGAATCAAGAGAGATCTCTTGAGAACGCATGATAAAAAGAAAGTAGACCGGCCGATTCTCTTCATCGCTTCCTGCCTTGGGGGAATCATCTTGGCAAAGGCTATTGTGGGCGCCGATTATAAATTCAGCAGCTATTATACTCTACGGACAGCAACACGTGGGATtatcttcctcgccaccccCTTTGGAGGGACTTCGTTCGAAGACGTAGCTATCTGGGCAGATCCAGGTCTGACCATATGGGCTGTGATCCGTCGCCGAGAAGTGAGTAACCTGCTCGGCTGGGTGAAGGGATCGACCTCCGCTCTTGAGGCACTAGTTCGGAAGTTCACGCGGCTATGTCAAGATAATCACAACCCCTACCATGTGTTCTGCTTTTACGAACTTGGAATGACGAATCTCTGGCGCAAGGTATTTCCTAGGCTGCCGGCCTCATTCCCTGGATGGAAGCAG CTGGTCGACATGAGGTCAGCAACCCTTCAAATCGTCTCTGAACCACTGCCGCTCGATCGAACCCACGGCCTGATGAACAAATTCGGCAGCCCCGACTGTCAGGATTATAAGAAAGTTGCTGGAAAGATTGAAGAGTTTGTCAGGAAAATCCGTGAGGGAACGCCCCTCGCACAGGCGGATGCCTTGATTCGCAATAAACACTATTCGTCGGAACGCCTCAAGATTGAACGACTGTCGGGCGGCCTGCTGCCGATGGACCGATGCTACATCAATCTGGCCATTGTCGAGCGGCCTGGCGATCATGCAACTCgcggaggaaaaggagataTAGCACAACAGTCTTCCCCGTTTTCACGCTCCGCCCGATTGAAGGTCGACGCACCAGACAAGAACATCCAGGTTGAGTTGTCAGCACTCTTCGACCCACGCAGAagaggtgatgttgagaCGAAGCCTAGACGGATCTTGATTCGAGGACGCGCCGGGGTGGGAAAAACTACCCTGTGCAAGAAAATTATCCATGAGTTTACCAATGGCACATGGAGCCAATGGAGCAAGTTATTCCACCGCGTGCTCTGGGTACCTTTACGGCATCTAAAACTACACGAGAGACGTCAGGTGGCGGGATACAACTTCTTTCATCTACTCAGTCATGAGTATTTCTCTCTGCCGCATGACAGACCGGACCTCGCTAAAGCGTTGTCAAATGCattggagacgagcaagagtAGCAGAACTCTGTTTCTCCTGGACGGTCTAGACGAAGTGGTCCAGGACTTGGACAGCTCAGGTGACATGTCCCGCTTCCTCAAGGAGCTGTTAAGTCAGCCGAACGTCATCATCACGTCCCGACCATCCGGCAAACTGCCAGCTGGCGTGCATGCTATCGACATCGAACTGGAGACAATTGGATTCTACCCGGATCAAGTCAATGAGTATCTTGCAAAGGCTTTCTCCGAACAGGCCCGCGAGATTCAGTCGTTCCTTGAGGACCGTTTCCTGATTCAGGATCTTGTGCGGATCCCAATTCAATTAGATGCGCTCTGCTTTACCTGGAAAGCAGGCTTCCGTTTCGGCACGAAGTTTAACACTATGACCGCTATTTACCAAGCTATTGAGAATAGCTTGTGGAAGAAGGATATCTTACGATTGGAAAAAAAACATGACGGGGAGCTCCTGACCGAAGCCCTAGTCCTCGGTTTCGATTCGTTCCAGGTCGAAGTTTTCGTCAATGATGAGATCGAATTTCTTGAACTACTTGCTTTTACTGGACTACACAACGATGTCATAGACTTCGAGTCTAGAAATTGGAAAGTCATATCCAGTCATCTCAAACATCCCTTCGTACTCGAGAAAACGCTTCCACGCATCTCTTTTCTCCGGACGTCAGATCTCCCATCAGATCTCCCATCAGAACACCGCAACCAATCTTATCACTTCTTGCACTTGACTTACCAAGAATATTTTGCTGCGCGGTATTTCGCACGACAGTGGAAAGAGAAACAACCCCTCGAATGTTTGCCACTTAGAGGTGGAAAATCAACCAAGAGCAAGCCTGCCACTTTCCTTGAGAAGCACAAGTACGATACTCGCTACGATATCTTCTGGCGCTTTGTCGCAGGATTACTCGATGCCGATGACATGGCGCTCGACTTCTTCCAGATGATTGAGAAGGAACCACGCGATCTCCTAGGACCTACGCACCAACGCCTTGTCATGCATTGCCTGAGCGAAGTTGAGCGGAAGGAGTCGAATTTCACGGGACTTCGAGCGAGGCTAGAAAACCAACTAGAACAGTGGCTACTGTTTGAATCCAATTTTACGGAGAATTCCGAACTAGTCCGTGAAATGGAGTGTCCGGGGCAGGTCTTGTCCAATGTATTAACGCAAGCATCTGAAGGCGAAAGAACGGTTCTTCTCAATTCACTATCAAGACGAACAGCAGTGCCATTCAATGTTATAAAAGTCGTATCTCCCTGGCTGACCAACCGCACATCTGCACGCCAATGTGCTGCTATCTTACATATGTTAGGAAACCAGCATAATAACTTACCGGACGAGATCCACCAAAGCATCGCAGCACGGCTCGAGCATGAGGACGAGAGCGTCCGGTGGGCAGCAATCAAGGCGCTTGGAGACCGCAccgacctccccgaccagGTGCTCCAAAGCATCGCAGCACGGCTCGTGCATGAGGACGGGGGCGTCCGGGGGGCAGCAATCGTCGCGCTTCGAGGCCGCGCCAGTCTCCCTGACCAGGTGCTCCAAAGTATCGCAGCACGGCTCGAGGATAAGGACGTGGGCGTCCGGTGGGCAGTGATCGACGCGCTTCGAGGCCGCAccgacctccccgaccagGTGATCCAAAGCATTGTAGCACGGCTCGTGCATGAGGACGGGGGCGTCCGGGGGGCAGCAATCGACGCGCTTCGAGGCCGCGCCGGTCTCCCCGACCAGGTGCTCCAAAGCATCGCAGCACGGCTCGAGTATAAGGACTGGCGCCTCCGGGAGGCAGCAATCGAGGCGCTTGGAGGCCgcgccgacctccccgaccagGTGCTCCAAAGCATCGCAGCACGGCTCGAGGATAAGGACAGGGACGTCCGGCGGGCAGCAATCGAGGCGCTTCTATATCAATCAGCATTATCGTTAGATGTCCTCATCCCATTTATACGATCCTTTTACGACGCTTTACTCCAGAAGAGCTTTAGGGAGCATTTATACTGGTACGCTTCGGAAAGAAGTTTTATAGCGACTAATCTTCGATATATCTCCTTAACTAGCGTGCAACATAACgtcaaggaggtggtgaggaagctACTGTTAGAGAAGGGCGCTGCTAAT TTTCTTATATCTTTATTCATAGCGTGCCACTTGAATGGCCCGGGAGGACGTGTAAATATATATTTGTTTGTGAGTTCTAGCATCTTCGAGATATTTATTTCTCACAAAATAATAACTCACTTACTACTAACCCCATTCTACATTGAGCGTCAACTCTCGTCACGTTATCATCATGCGAAGAGAACTATTGTGTCGCCTTTGGAGGGCTCCTCCGGACTGGCTAATTATATCACACTCTTACCGCTCCGCCGCATGCTGATAAG AACTCACGACCCCACAGTCGATCATGATCTATACGTGGACCCACTGTCACGGCGGTTGGCTTGCGTCGCatcagacgacaacaccatcaagatctgggatgcggcaaCGGGatcatgtacgcagacgcttgAGGGACATCGCCATTCcgtctggtcggtagcgtcttccctCAACTCAAAGGTCATTGCATCCAAGTCAGATGatgccaaccccccacatTATTAA
- a CDS encoding hypothetical protein (CAZy:AA3; COG:E; EggNog:ENOG503NUKJ) — protein MAAPPPPSSFSSSSLSSPKEIPLPDSIDFLSESQWAVFMALMDTIAPAILPPKSIASSDNNAPDDKSVLRLSQQEYAAAASEIRAAVSPHEVTAETIESYLRERPSDNPMFEKIMKLVLSGLPPSKKRELKILLSVLSTRPGSLILTSYGTPLPQLGLEDRTRVLEGWRESRLWAVRGLFKSMTTLGKLGFLRSSNTFAPLTGFPSVPKEWVATSSFPFEFIRPTAEVETDVVIIGSGCGSGVVTNRLANMFGKRVKVLVLEKGGHFDASYFPMSQTVGLSAMFEAGGVVESDDGSITVTAGSCFGGGGTVNWSASLQPQDFVRKDWAETYKMPFFEGREFQECLDHVWEKMGVTDKITPNHGNQVLLNGGRQTGCKRCKIVPQNTRGQPHNCGYCTLGCANGEKMGPVNGWFPEAAEKGAVEFMEGFRAERVLFDEKRKSKKVACGVAGVWTPKEGGEPIKVVVKAKKVVVSAGTLWSPVVLMNSGIKNPQVGKNLYLHPVNFVAGVFDEDIRPWEGGSLTTVVGDFEDLDGKGHGVKLEAMSMMPSLALPFLTWRSGSDYKLMAAKYRHINQYISIIRDRDTGYIYRDPYTGDPRISYTPSDFDRAHNFVGVLELCKILHATGAREIHPCLPGFQPFVRSQGDSKKTDKAFKKWLRKLKKYGNKPPVAPFVSAHQMGTCRMSAKAKDGVVDPRGRVWDTEGLYVADASVFPTASGVNPMVTTMALADWVARGICEDIKDELVVEKVPSRL, from the exons atggcagcaccaccaccaccatcatcattctcatcatcatcattatcatcaccaaaagaaatccccctccccgactcAATCGATTTCCTCTCCGAATCACAATGGGCCGTCTTCATGGCCCTAATGGACACCATCGCGCCCGCGATCCTGCCCCCAAAGTCCATCGCCTCTTCCGACAACAACGCCCCCGATGACAAGTCAGTCCTGAGGCTCTCCCAACAAGAatacgccgccgccgcctccgaaATCCGCGCAGCAGTCTCCCCCCACGAGGTCACCGCCGAGACAATCGAGTCCTACCTCCGCGAACGCCCCAGCGACAACCCCATGTTTGAAAAGATCATGAAACTCGTCCTCAGCGGCCTGCCCCCGTCCAAAAAGAGGGAGCTGAAGATTCTCTTGAGTGTCTTGTCCACCAGACCAGGATCCTTAATCCTCACATCGTACGGCACGCCACTGCCCCAACTTGGGCTGGAGGATAGAACCagggttttggagggttgGAGGGAGAGCAGGCTTTGGGCTGTCAGGGGGTTGTTCAAGTCGATGACTACGCTGGGCAAGCTGGGGTTTTTGAGGAGTAGTAATACTTTTGCGCCGTTGACGGGGTTCCCTTCTGTGCCGAAGGAGTGGGTTGCTACTTCTTCGTTTCCGTTTGAGTTTATCAGGCCAACAGCGGAGGTTGAGACGGACGTGGTGATTATTGGATCGGGGTGCGGGTCAGGGGTGGTGACGAACAGGTTGGCGAATATGTTTGGCAAAAGGGTCaaggttttggttttggaaaagggggggcatTTCGACGCGTCGTATTTTCCCATGTCGCAGACGGTGGGGTTGTCGGCTATGTTTGAGgccgggggggtggttgagtcGGATGATGGGTCGATTACTGTTACGGCGGGGAGctgttttgggggtggtgggacgGTGAACTGGAGCGCGTCGTTGCAGCCGCAGGATTTTGTCAGGAAGGACTGGGCCGAGACGTACAAGATGCCTTTTTTTGAAGGGAGGGAGTTCCAGGAGTGTTTGGATCATGTTtgggagaagatgggggtTACGGATAAGATTACGCCGAACCATGGAAATCAGGTGCTGTTGAATGGTGGGAGGCAGACGGGGTGTAAAAGGTGCAAGATTGTGCCGCAAAATACGCGCGGTCAACCGCACAATTGTGGTTATTGCACTTTGGGATGCGCCAATGGTGAGAAGATGGGACCTGTGAATGGATGGTTCCCAgaggctgctgagaaggGGGCTGTAGAGTTTATGGAAGGGTTCAGGGCTGAAAGAGTCCTTTTTGatgagaaaaggaagagcaagaaggtGGCCTGTGGTGTTGCGGGCGTTTGGACCCCCAAGGAAGGCGGAGAGCCGATCAAGGTTGtcgtcaaggccaagaaggtggTTGTCAGCGCTGGCACGCTGTGGAGTCCGGTGGTTCTGATGAACAGTGGGATCAAGAACCCCCAGGTTGGCAAGAACCTGTATTTGCATCCTGTCAACtttgttgctggtgttttCGATGAGGACATTCGTCCTTGGGAGG GCGGCAGTCTCACGACGGTGGTTGGCGATTTCGAGGACCTCGACGGCAAGGGTCACGGCGTCAAACTGGAGGCCATGTCCATGATGCCCAGCTTGGCACTTCCCTTCCTCACATGGCGCTCTGGAAGCGACTACAAGCTGATGGCGGCCAAGTACCGCCACATCAACCAGTacatctccatcatccgTGACAGGGACACTGGATACATTTACAGAGACCCCTATACCGGCGACCCTCGTATCTCGTACACGCCGTCCGATTTCGACCGCGCCCACAACTTTGTCGGTGTTCTCGAGCTCTGCAAAATTCTGCATGCGACTGGGGCGAGAGAAATCCACCCTTGTCTGCCTGGCTTCCAGCCATTTGTTCGGTCTCAAGGCGACTCAAAGAAGACAGACAAGGCGTTCAAGAAGTGGCTCAGGAAATTGAAGAAGTATGGCAACAAGCCACCTGTTGCGCCGTTTGTCTCGGCTCATCAGATGGGTACCTGCCGCATGAGCGCCAAGGCAAAGGACGGTGTCGTTGACCCTCGTGGTAGAGTGTGGGATACCGAGGGGCTGTATGTGGCCGATGCCAGTGTCTTCCCTACGGCCAGCGGTGTCAACCCTATGGTCACGACAATGGCTCTTGCTGATTGGGTTGCGAGGGGTATTTGTGAGGACATCAAGGACGAGCTGGTTGTTGAGAAAGTGCCTTCGAGGTTGTAA